One genomic window of Actinoalloteichus hoggarensis includes the following:
- a CDS encoding enoyl-CoA hydratase-related protein, with translation MTENLVRHRVADGTATITLDSPHNRNALSARLRHELRELLVADIADESVRVIVLDHTGPVFCSGMDLRESRGAGASEQGVNEFPELLELIWTSPTPVVARLAGPARAGGVGLVAAADIAVAADTATFAFSEVRLGVVPAVISVTVLPRLAASAAHELFLTGETFDAARAVHIGLINSAVRAEDLDAEVDRMTRMLAKGAPTALAATKAMLRRPRSPRLSEEFADMLALSARHFASEEGQEGMRAFAEKRPPSWAAPAERPEQAADPERGPDETR, from the coding sequence ATGACCGAGAATCTCGTGCGGCATCGCGTCGCGGACGGCACGGCGACGATCACGCTGGACTCCCCGCACAATCGCAACGCCCTGTCCGCCCGGCTGCGCCACGAACTGCGCGAGCTGCTCGTCGCCGACATCGCCGACGAGTCGGTGCGCGTCATCGTGCTCGACCACACCGGGCCGGTCTTCTGTTCCGGGATGGACCTGCGGGAGTCCCGGGGCGCGGGTGCCTCGGAGCAGGGGGTGAACGAGTTCCCCGAGCTGCTGGAGCTGATCTGGACCAGCCCCACGCCGGTCGTCGCCCGCCTCGCCGGACCCGCGCGGGCGGGCGGGGTCGGCCTCGTGGCCGCGGCCGACATCGCGGTGGCCGCCGACACGGCGACCTTCGCGTTCTCCGAGGTACGCCTCGGCGTGGTGCCCGCCGTCATCTCGGTGACCGTGCTGCCCCGGTTGGCCGCCAGCGCGGCCCACGAGCTGTTCCTCACGGGCGAGACCTTCGACGCCGCCCGCGCCGTCCACATCGGGCTGATCAACTCGGCCGTGCGAGCCGAGGACCTCGACGCCGAGGTCGATCGGATGACACGCATGCTGGCCAAGGGCGCGCCGACGGCGTTGGCCGCGACCAAGGCGATGCTGCGCAGGCCCCGATCGCCGCGACTCTCGGAGGAGTTCGCCGACATGCTGGCGCTCTCCGCACGTCACTTCGCGAGTGAGGAAGGGCAGGAGGGCATGCGGGCCTTCGCCGAGAAGCGTCCGCCCTCCTGGGCCGCGCCCGCCGAGCGACCGGAGCAGGCCGCGGACCCTGAGCGCGGGCCGGACGAGACGCGCTGA
- a CDS encoding maleylpyruvate isomerase N-terminal domain-containing protein: protein MRRVTAIDYERFLDVLSIDGERLASCVGSAPGDSPVPGCPGLTLAETARRLGDVYRSTADWTRSPGGTPVPAREVHLPRQGDDRPLAEYLRTGLAEVAGELSAHRPEERCPTWWPADGSFGFWARRLTHETIVHRVDVQAAAGVRCDHVDTDIAVDGVDEVLTLWFDHRLGELAITASRQATVAVRTGGRVWLTHAGATGTTVRALPPDATPKVDATVSGDPFHVYLWLWGRLPDWAVTMDGDADALAQLWVLLNVATR from the coding sequence ATGAGGCGCGTGACGGCGATCGACTACGAGCGGTTCCTCGACGTCCTGTCCATCGACGGCGAACGGCTCGCCTCCTGTGTGGGCAGCGCGCCCGGCGACAGTCCGGTGCCGGGCTGCCCCGGCCTGACCCTGGCCGAGACGGCGCGGCGGCTCGGCGACGTCTACCGGTCCACCGCGGACTGGACCCGCTCGCCGGGCGGGACCCCCGTCCCGGCCCGCGAGGTGCACCTTCCCCGGCAGGGCGACGATCGGCCGCTCGCGGAGTATCTGCGGACCGGGCTCGCCGAGGTGGCGGGGGAACTGTCCGCGCACCGGCCCGAGGAGCGCTGCCCGACGTGGTGGCCCGCCGACGGCAGCTTCGGCTTCTGGGCGCGGCGTCTCACCCACGAGACGATCGTGCACCGGGTCGACGTGCAGGCCGCGGCGGGTGTGCGCTGCGACCACGTCGACACCGACATCGCGGTGGACGGCGTCGACGAGGTCCTGACACTGTGGTTCGATCACCGTCTCGGCGAGCTGGCGATCACCGCGTCGCGGCAGGCCACCGTGGCGGTACGGACGGGCGGCCGGGTCTGGCTGACGCACGCGGGCGCCACCGGTACGACGGTGCGGGCCCTGCCGCCGGACGCGACGCCGAAGGTCGACGCGACGGTCTCGGGCGACCCCTTCCACGTCTACCTCTGGCTCTGGGGCAGGCTGCCGGACTGGGCGGTCACCATGGACGGCGACGCCGACGCGCTCGCCCAGCTCTGGGTGTTGTTGAACGTGGCCACCCGGTGA
- a CDS encoding NAD(P)H-dependent flavin oxidoreductase, whose translation MMDGLRVPIVAAPMAGGVSTPELVVAVGAAGGLGFLATGYLSPDRVKSQIDRVRSLSRCRFGVNLFVPGEPAVADLTAYRALVAEQGRPLGASPGEPRWEDDDYHAKLALLLDDPVPVVSFTFGLPSAQDVRRLQQAGSRVVGTVTTPAEAAAAESVGVDALCLQGIEAGGHRAVFTDDGHTEAGGPAHPLLDLIRLVRGQSALPLIAAGGLTDGRDLAAALAAGAQAGQFGTALLRTPEAGTRPAHRLALTQRRKTALTRAFTGRPARGLVNEMMLALTDQAPAAYPEVHHLTAPVRAAAGAAEDPERMSAWAGLGADTTSDRPAAELVTAWDAEAR comes from the coding sequence GTGATGGATGGGTTGCGTGTTCCGATCGTCGCGGCGCCGATGGCGGGCGGGGTCAGTACGCCGGAACTGGTCGTCGCCGTGGGTGCGGCGGGCGGCCTCGGCTTCCTCGCCACCGGCTATCTCTCACCCGATCGAGTGAAATCTCAGATCGATCGAGTCCGCAGCCTGAGTCGATGCCGGTTCGGTGTCAATCTCTTCGTCCCCGGCGAGCCCGCCGTCGCGGATCTGACGGCGTATCGCGCGCTGGTCGCCGAGCAGGGCCGTCCCCTCGGCGCGTCGCCGGGCGAACCCCGCTGGGAGGACGACGACTACCACGCCAAGCTGGCGCTCCTGCTCGACGACCCGGTGCCGGTCGTCTCCTTCACCTTCGGCCTGCCGAGCGCCCAGGACGTGCGACGCCTACAGCAGGCGGGCAGTCGGGTGGTGGGCACCGTGACCACTCCGGCGGAGGCAGCCGCGGCCGAGTCGGTCGGGGTCGACGCGCTGTGTCTCCAGGGCATCGAGGCAGGCGGCCATCGAGCCGTCTTCACCGATGACGGGCATACCGAGGCCGGTGGCCCCGCACATCCGCTGCTCGATCTGATCCGGCTCGTCCGGGGTCAGAGCGCCCTCCCGTTGATCGCGGCGGGGGGCCTGACCGACGGCCGAGACCTCGCCGCGGCGCTCGCGGCCGGGGCTCAGGCGGGCCAGTTCGGCACGGCGTTGCTGCGCACCCCGGAGGCAGGCACCCGGCCCGCACACCGTCTAGCGCTCACCCAGCGGCGGAAGACCGCGCTCACCAGGGCGTTCACCGGCAGGCCCGCGCGGGGGCTGGTCAACGAGATGATGCTCGCGTTGACCGATCAGGCGCCCGCCGCCTACCCGGAGGTCCACCACCTCACCGCCCCGGTGCGCGCGGCGGCAGGCGCCGCCGAGGACCCGGAACGGATGTCCGCCTGGGCGGGCCTCGGCGCGGACACGACCAGCGACCGCCCCGCCGCCGAACTCGTGACGGCCTGGGACGCGGAGGCCCGCTGA
- a CDS encoding GNAT family N-acetyltransferase, whose amino-acid sequence MSPARIEAVRLGETAPAVIDLARRAQAAVGQPGADRAAGHLAGLEPVPDLVALGAYQRDRLVGALVGWPCGARPLWAALVRPALAATGHAAWLTGSFEVAELHVEPEFHGTGVGTMLLRSLGERIEQDRLVLQADVTNRRAREFYRRRGFRVLTGPFQTVNRRRALVLGVALPLS is encoded by the coding sequence ATGAGTCCGGCGCGCATCGAGGCCGTCCGACTGGGCGAGACCGCGCCCGCGGTCATCGACCTGGCCCGGCGCGCGCAGGCAGCCGTGGGACAGCCGGGGGCAGACCGGGCGGCAGGCCATCTCGCCGGACTCGAACCGGTGCCGGATCTTGTCGCGCTCGGGGCGTATCAGCGGGATCGGCTGGTCGGGGCCCTCGTCGGCTGGCCGTGCGGGGCGCGACCTCTCTGGGCCGCGCTGGTGCGCCCCGCCCTGGCCGCCACCGGACATGCAGCGTGGCTGACCGGCTCCTTCGAGGTCGCGGAGCTGCACGTGGAGCCCGAGTTCCACGGCACGGGAGTCGGCACGATGCTGCTCAGGTCGCTGGGCGAACGGATCGAGCAGGACCGGCTGGTGCTGCAGGCCGACGTGACCAACCGCCGCGCCCGCGAGTTCTACCGTCGCCGCGGCTTCCGGGTGCTCACCGGCCCGTTCCAGACGGTGAATCGCCGCCGAGCGCTCGTCCTCGGCGTCGCCCTGCCGCTGAGCTGA
- a CDS encoding Hsp70 family protein, whose amino-acid sequence MRVLSVDLGTSNTVAVLSAHGREPRVIEVDGSATMPSAVFADEDGTLVVGRDAERRARLDPARFEPNPKRRVDEGSLLLGTSVVSVTAAMSAVLRRVAEETSRQLGGGRPDEVRLSHPAQWGATRRNVLLSAARLAGLGDNLVLVPEPVAAAAHFASFPDRSLPPGRALAVYDLGAGTFDCAVVGATQDGFVVLAENGLPDLGGLDVDQVLLEHVGRQVSQHDPSGWQRLLRPESTGDRRSQRALREDVQAAKETLSRHPQTDVPLPEPFQDVLVTRSELEALIRPSMLRSVELLKTTIQAAGIAPEALAGIYLVGGSSRIPLVATLIAEHTKVVATSLDQPETAVALGAHHVPRDGATMRTEDFDPDQFIAAAPQTPDGGGSAPGTPAEGRPVGGFATPQPAYPTAAQPTSSAYPGTGAQQALTPAGQGHLAPDHHVPSRPAFGPGAPGPGGPHGIPGPGGPHGMAASGPPAYTSSTASGAPAKRRRTGVLISAITGAVVLIAGAVVGGMLLFGQESLPTAEECASAGEADENGFTACLRQLAGTVPDRHDCGPGDAEATGSGESRIVTCQFSDATESYALAYNHADSVEAASTTAESWLAHSEGDLVEARWAGNGLEGRYQSAVSDGQGILVFTVTDRPLVGFVLANSSDVEEFTADELADYFEASIQPGT is encoded by the coding sequence GTGCGCGTCCTGTCCGTGGACCTGGGTACGTCGAACACCGTCGCGGTGCTGTCCGCGCACGGCCGAGAGCCTCGCGTCATCGAGGTCGACGGGTCCGCCACCATGCCTTCCGCCGTCTTCGCCGACGAGGACGGCACGCTGGTCGTCGGCCGGGACGCCGAACGTCGAGCCCGACTCGATCCGGCTCGCTTCGAGCCCAATCCGAAGCGGCGGGTAGACGAGGGCTCGCTGCTGCTGGGCACCAGCGTGGTCTCGGTGACCGCCGCCATGTCGGCCGTCCTGCGGCGAGTGGCGGAGGAGACCAGCAGGCAGCTCGGCGGCGGCCGCCCGGACGAGGTCCGGCTGTCCCACCCCGCCCAGTGGGGCGCCACCCGGCGCAACGTGCTGCTGTCCGCCGCCCGACTGGCGGGCCTGGGCGACAACCTGGTGCTCGTGCCGGAGCCGGTCGCGGCCGCCGCCCACTTCGCCTCGTTCCCCGACCGTTCGCTGCCGCCCGGCAGGGCGCTGGCGGTGTACGACCTCGGTGCGGGCACCTTCGACTGCGCGGTGGTCGGCGCGACGCAGGACGGCTTCGTGGTCCTCGCCGAGAACGGGCTGCCCGACCTCGGCGGCCTCGACGTCGATCAGGTGCTTCTGGAGCATGTGGGCCGCCAGGTGTCGCAGCACGACCCGAGCGGCTGGCAGCGGCTGCTTCGCCCGGAGAGCACCGGCGATCGGCGGTCACAGCGCGCGCTGCGAGAGGACGTCCAGGCTGCGAAGGAGACGTTGTCGCGGCATCCGCAGACGGACGTGCCGCTGCCGGAGCCCTTCCAGGACGTGCTTGTCACCCGCTCGGAGCTGGAGGCCTTGATCCGGCCGAGCATGCTGCGCAGCGTCGAACTGCTCAAGACGACCATTCAGGCGGCGGGCATCGCCCCGGAGGCGCTGGCGGGCATCTACCTCGTCGGCGGATCGAGCCGTATCCCGCTGGTCGCGACGCTGATCGCGGAGCACACCAAGGTCGTCGCGACCAGCCTGGACCAGCCGGAGACGGCGGTGGCGCTCGGGGCGCACCACGTCCCGAGGGACGGCGCGACCATGCGCACCGAGGACTTCGACCCGGACCAGTTCATCGCCGCGGCGCCGCAGACCCCGGACGGCGGCGGTTCCGCGCCGGGCACGCCCGCGGAGGGCAGGCCCGTCGGCGGCTTCGCCACACCGCAGCCCGCCTATCCCACGGCCGCGCAGCCCACGTCGTCCGCCTATCCCGGCACCGGGGCACAGCAGGCGCTCACCCCCGCAGGGCAGGGGCACCTCGCGCCGGATCACCACGTGCCGAGCCGTCCGGCCTTCGGACCCGGTGCCCCCGGACCCGGCGGTCCGCACGGCATCCCCGGACCCGGCGGCCCGCACGGCATGGCCGCGAGCGGCCCGCCCGCCTACACCAGCAGCACGGCGTCGGGCGCACCGGCGAAGCGGCGCCGGACGGGTGTCCTGATCTCGGCGATCACCGGTGCGGTCGTCCTCATCGCGGGCGCCGTCGTCGGCGGCATGCTGCTGTTCGGGCAGGAGTCCCTGCCCACCGCCGAGGAATGCGCCTCGGCCGGGGAGGCCGACGAGAACGGCTTCACCGCATGTCTACGGCAGCTCGCGGGCACGGTGCCCGATCGGCACGACTGCGGCCCCGGCGACGCCGAGGCGACCGGCTCAGGCGAGAGCCGCATCGTCACCTGCCAGTTCAGCGACGCCACCGAGAGCTACGCGCTGGCCTACAACCATGCGGACTCGGTGGAGGCGGCGAGCACCACCGCCGAGTCCTGGCTCGCCCACAGCGAGGGCGATCTCGTCGAGGCCCGCTGGGCGGGCAACGGCCTGGAGGGGCGTTATCAGTCCGCGGTGAGCGACGGCCAGGGCATTCTCGTGTTCACCGTGACGGATCGGCCGCTGGTCGGCTTCGTGCTCGCCAACAGCTCCGATGTCGAGGAGTTCACGGCCGACGAGCTGGCCGACTACTTCGAGGCGAGCATCCAGCCGGGGACCTGA
- a CDS encoding zinc-binding dehydrogenase — MFAVYASAPHADDPMAGLTIGERPEPSVPEGWVRVDVRAASLNMHDVWTLRGVGIAAESFPMILGCDGAGVLADGTEVLIHPVINAPGWRGDETLDPRRTLLTERHQGTFADSVVVPAGNVIPKPPELSFAVAATLGTAWLTAYRMLFVQAGVRPGQTVLVQGASGGVSTALIQLASAAGARVWVTGRTEEKRALATGLGAHATFEAGARLPERVDAVFETVGKATWSHSLKSLKPGGTVVVAGATSGPDPSADLQRVFFLQLRVLGSTMGTRQELVDLVSFLRLHDIRPQIGLTLPLEQATDGFRAMLDGETTGKIVFTR, encoded by the coding sequence ATGTTCGCCGTATACGCCAGTGCACCCCATGCCGACGACCCGATGGCGGGACTGACCATCGGCGAACGGCCTGAGCCGTCGGTGCCCGAGGGTTGGGTGCGGGTCGATGTGCGGGCGGCCAGCCTGAACATGCACGACGTCTGGACGCTGCGCGGCGTGGGCATCGCGGCCGAGTCGTTCCCGATGATCCTGGGCTGCGACGGCGCGGGCGTGCTGGCCGACGGGACCGAGGTGCTGATCCATCCGGTGATCAACGCGCCGGGCTGGCGAGGCGACGAGACGCTGGACCCGCGACGGACCCTGCTCACCGAGCGCCACCAGGGGACGTTCGCCGACTCGGTGGTCGTGCCGGCGGGCAACGTGATCCCGAAGCCGCCGGAGCTGTCGTTCGCCGTGGCGGCGACGCTGGGCACCGCCTGGCTCACCGCCTACCGGATGCTCTTCGTGCAGGCCGGGGTCCGGCCGGGTCAGACGGTGCTCGTGCAAGGTGCCTCCGGCGGCGTGTCCACGGCGCTGATCCAGCTCGCGAGCGCGGCGGGCGCGCGTGTCTGGGTGACGGGTCGCACCGAGGAGAAGCGGGCCCTGGCGACCGGCCTCGGCGCCCACGCGACCTTCGAGGCGGGGGCCCGCCTCCCCGAACGGGTGGACGCGGTGTTCGAGACCGTCGGCAAGGCCACCTGGTCCCACTCGCTGAAGTCGCTCAAACCGGGCGGCACCGTGGTCGTCGCGGGCGCCACCTCGGGGCCTGACCCGAGCGCCGACCTCCAACGGGTCTTCTTCCTTCAGCTCCGCGTGCTCGGCTCGACGATGGGCACCCGGCAGGAGCTGGTCGATCTCGTGTCGTTCCTGCGACTGCACGACATCCGGCCGCAGATCGGGCTGACCCTGCCGTTGGAGCAGGCCACGGACGGTTTCCGGGCGATGCTGGACGGGGAGACGACGGGCAAGATCGTGTTCACGAGATGA
- a CDS encoding DUF3046 domain-containing protein, with amino-acid sequence MRHTAFRSAMAQEFGRVRAEMLARDHVFSELGGRTVDQALEAGVEPRQVWRSVCEAFDIPSERR; translated from the coding sequence ATGCGACACACCGCCTTCCGCTCCGCGATGGCTCAGGAGTTCGGCCGAGTCCGAGCCGAGATGCTGGCCAGAGATCACGTGTTCTCCGAACTCGGTGGGCGCACCGTCGACCAGGCCCTGGAGGCGGGCGTCGAACCCCGGCAGGTCTGGCGCTCGGTGTGCGAGGCCTTCGACATCCCGTCGGAACGGCGCTGA
- a CDS encoding MOSC domain-containing protein — MGTVHSVNLAVVRTGDWTGRLGRTGIDKRPAPGRVHVSVGGVTGDTVVDTANHGAVCQAVYAFGIEDLAHWSSVLGRELVPGNAGENLSVGGTDVNDLVIGQRLRVGETVLRVTGPRIPCRVFAGFWSATGFVKRFTEHGRPGAYFAVEEPGEVWAGASIEALSTPDHGVTVAEVFGVLRGRRRELDAHVAQALDDLPAAWAEDARGRMALATR, encoded by the coding sequence ATGGGCACAGTGCACTCGGTCAACCTCGCCGTGGTCCGGACCGGCGACTGGACGGGCCGGCTGGGTCGTACGGGCATCGACAAGCGCCCGGCGCCGGGACGAGTGCACGTCTCCGTCGGCGGCGTCACGGGCGACACGGTCGTGGACACCGCCAACCACGGCGCGGTGTGCCAGGCCGTGTACGCCTTCGGGATCGAGGACCTCGCCCACTGGTCCTCGGTGCTCGGCCGCGAGCTGGTTCCGGGCAACGCGGGCGAGAACCTGAGCGTCGGGGGGACGGACGTCAACGACCTCGTCATCGGCCAGCGGTTACGGGTGGGCGAGACGGTCCTGCGTGTCACCGGCCCCCGGATCCCCTGCCGGGTCTTCGCAGGCTTCTGGTCGGCGACGGGCTTCGTCAAGCGCTTCACCGAGCACGGCAGACCGGGCGCCTACTTCGCGGTGGAGGAACCCGGCGAAGTGTGGGCCGGGGCGTCGATCGAGGCTCTGAGCACGCCCGACCACGGTGTGACGGTGGCCGAGGTGTTCGGCGTCCTTCGCGGCCGACGGCGGGAACTGGACGCCCACGTCGCTCAGGCACTCGACGACCTCCCCGCGGCCTGGGCCGAGGACGCCCGCGGCCGTATGGCCCTGGCCACCCGCTGA
- a CDS encoding DUF4383 domain-containing protein, which produces MRMNQYLPVGHPLNKIYRIGTGLIGAGLIVFGLLGFINRLTFFSTEGDRILGLSSNGLLSLISVLVGAILIGSAVIGGVVASTTAVVLGVAFLLSGLVNLALLETRFNLLAFEMRNVVFSLVVGMLLLFLGLYGRLSGGLSEDNPFVRARHHEDPHADHRAEETAERRRLAEIRPLADAENAVAQGIATPEQERLVAEDARERSEAARREAYRRYEEEHAADAVPAQEQRRQQSSRRGSHGRHRRWPTIRT; this is translated from the coding sequence ATGAGAATGAATCAGTATCTGCCGGTCGGGCACCCGTTGAACAAGATCTATCGGATCGGCACGGGGTTGATCGGCGCCGGGCTCATCGTCTTCGGACTGCTCGGCTTCATCAACCGCCTGACCTTCTTCTCCACCGAGGGAGATCGCATCCTCGGCCTGTCCAGCAACGGCCTGCTCTCCCTGATCTCGGTGCTCGTGGGCGCGATCCTGATCGGCTCGGCCGTGATCGGCGGTGTCGTCGCCTCCACCACGGCGGTCGTACTAGGCGTGGCGTTCCTGCTGTCCGGGCTGGTGAACCTCGCTTTGTTGGAGACCCGGTTCAACCTGCTCGCCTTCGAGATGCGGAACGTGGTGTTCAGCCTCGTGGTCGGCATGCTGCTGCTCTTCCTGGGTCTCTACGGCAGGCTGAGCGGCGGACTGAGCGAGGACAACCCCTTCGTCCGAGCCCGACACCACGAGGACCCGCACGCCGACCACCGGGCGGAGGAGACGGCCGAACGCAGGCGGCTCGCCGAGATCCGGCCGCTGGCCGACGCCGAGAACGCCGTGGCGCAGGGCATCGCGACTCCGGAACAGGAGAGGCTGGTGGCCGAGGACGCTCGGGAGCGCTCGGAGGCCGCGCGCCGCGAGGCCTATCGCCGCTATGAGGAGGAGCACGCCGCCGATGCGGTGCCTGCTCAGGAGCAGCGCAGGCAGCAGTCGAGTCGACGCGGGTCACACGGTCGCCACCGCCGGTGGCCGACGATCCGCACCTGA
- a CDS encoding barstar family protein, with protein MSWEPVVEAIEQAQAAGAWAHVLDGRELADSTEVIDAIARLLAFPETFGRNLDALYDCLTDLSWLDEGEHRLVWVDPASLADRAPADFSRVRRAVLDAAERGESGGRRLSVVFVEV; from the coding sequence ATGAGCTGGGAACCGGTCGTCGAGGCGATCGAGCAGGCGCAGGCCGCCGGGGCGTGGGCCCATGTCCTGGACGGTCGGGAGCTCGCCGACTCCACAGAGGTCATCGACGCGATCGCGCGCCTGCTCGCCTTCCCCGAGACCTTCGGCCGCAATCTCGACGCGCTCTACGACTGCCTGACCGATCTGTCCTGGCTGGACGAAGGGGAGCATCGACTCGTCTGGGTCGACCCGGCGAGCCTCGCCGACCGCGCTCCGGCGGACTTCTCCCGCGTCCGACGCGCGGTGCTCGACGCCGCCGAACGGGGCGAGTCGGGTGGCCGGCGGCTGTCCGTCGTCTTCGTCGAGGTCTGA
- a CDS encoding YbaK/EbsC family protein, with product MSSIEHPGVRKVVAALAEAGLPAAAEAVRVLEADVRTAAQAAEAVGVDVGAIANSLVFDAGSTPLLALTSGAHRADTALLASAIGVAAVGRATPDFVRTHTGQPIGGVSPVGHPAPITTLIDASLAEHPVIWAAAGHPKALFPITFAELVTLTGGRVLDVAEAGGARR from the coding sequence GTGAGCTCGATCGAGCACCCCGGTGTACGCAAGGTCGTGGCGGCGCTGGCCGAGGCGGGCCTGCCTGCCGCGGCGGAGGCCGTTCGTGTCCTCGAAGCCGACGTCCGCACGGCCGCGCAGGCCGCCGAGGCGGTGGGCGTCGACGTCGGTGCCATCGCCAACAGCCTGGTCTTCGACGCGGGTTCGACGCCGTTGCTGGCCCTCACCTCCGGCGCGCATCGCGCCGACACCGCGCTGCTCGCCTCGGCGATCGGCGTCGCGGCGGTCGGCCGGGCGACGCCCGACTTCGTGCGCACCCACACCGGCCAGCCCATCGGCGGCGTCTCCCCGGTGGGACACCCGGCACCGATCACCACGCTCATCGACGCGAGCCTCGCCGAGCATCCGGTGATCTGGGCGGCCGCGGGCCACCCGAAAGCACTGTTCCCGATCACCTTCGCGGAGCTGGTCACGCTGACCGGCGGTCGGGTGCTGGACGTCGCCGAAGCGGGGGGCGCTCGCAGGTGA
- a CDS encoding class I SAM-dependent methyltransferase — translation MTEGGVVAMRQQREQPEPAEIVVPSEPGATAGPSGAADPNDPAYERAFAAFLAHTDQKRRMWAHLESIVADLPRRDVLIDAGAGEGGTTAWLSGSFRRTIAIEPNAVLRDRLQTVCPTATVLPSRILETTPDTPGDLVLNSHVLYYIPRPEWPAVLARLASWISRRGELIVVLQNPDSGAMGMVRRLTGHRFDLTSAAEEFITGDAGGRWVVRVETSPARVRAPDLGTATSVAEFILGITPAAAHPDRAAVSQYVQEHFIAADGSYTIDCTQDFLRLRRP, via the coding sequence ATGACGGAGGGTGGAGTGGTGGCGATGCGCCAGCAGCGGGAGCAGCCGGAGCCTGCCGAGATCGTCGTCCCATCGGAACCGGGGGCGACGGCCGGGCCGTCCGGAGCCGCCGATCCGAACGACCCGGCCTACGAGCGGGCGTTCGCCGCCTTCCTCGCGCACACCGACCAGAAGCGCAGGATGTGGGCTCATCTCGAGTCGATCGTCGCCGACCTGCCGCGCAGGGACGTGCTGATCGACGCGGGTGCGGGCGAGGGCGGCACCACCGCATGGCTGAGCGGCTCGTTCCGACGAACGATCGCCATCGAGCCCAACGCCGTGCTGCGAGACCGCCTGCAGACGGTCTGTCCGACCGCGACGGTGCTGCCGAGCCGAATCCTGGAGACCACGCCGGACACCCCGGGCGACCTGGTGCTCAACTCGCACGTCCTCTACTACATCCCTCGGCCGGAATGGCCTGCCGTGCTGGCCAGGCTCGCGTCGTGGATCTCTCGGCGCGGCGAACTGATCGTCGTGCTGCAGAACCCCGACAGCGGCGCCATGGGGATGGTGCGCAGGCTGACCGGACACCGCTTCGATCTCACCTCCGCCGCCGAGGAGTTCATCACCGGCGACGCGGGCGGGCGGTGGGTCGTCCGGGTGGAGACGAGCCCGGCACGGGTGCGGGCGCCGGATCTGGGGACGGCGACGTCGGTTGCCGAGTTCATCCTCGGCATCACGCCCGCGGCCGCGCATCCCGACCGCGCCGCGGTGTCGCAGTACGTGCAGGAGCACTTCATCGCCGCCGACGGGTCCTACACGATCGACTGCACCCAGGACTTCCTCCGCCTCAGGCGCCCGTGA
- a CDS encoding SAV_6107 family HEPN domain-containing protein yields MRPAPVPSSAALALLEQARLALAESCRAISHHDRYLHSYLSALRAGTAVLAARSRPEPSPGGPRSVWWLLSSAAPEFAEWAGFFESCAARHAAVQAGVLRAVSVRDADDLERQVHQFTALAESAVWGGGR; encoded by the coding sequence ATGCGGCCCGCGCCCGTGCCCTCCTCCGCTGCGCTCGCCCTTCTCGAACAGGCCCGTCTCGCATTGGCCGAGTCCTGCCGTGCGATCAGTCACCACGACCGCTACCTGCACTCCTATCTGAGTGCGCTGCGCGCGGGCACGGCGGTGCTGGCCGCCAGAAGCCGGCCGGAGCCGAGCCCGGGCGGCCCGCGCAGCGTGTGGTGGCTGCTCTCCAGCGCCGCGCCGGAGTTCGCCGAGTGGGCGGGCTTCTTCGAATCCTGCGCGGCCCGACACGCGGCCGTGCAGGCCGGCGTCCTGCGCGCCGTGTCGGTCCGGGATGCCGACGACCTCGAACGCCAGGTGCATCAGTTCACGGCGCTGGCCGAGTCGGCGGTGTGGGGAGGCGGGCGATGA
- a CDS encoding NUDIX hydrolase, whose amino-acid sequence MTTTGMYPVSIKGVVIRDGAVLLLRNDREEWELPGGRLELGETPEECVTREIIEETSWPVRTGPILDAWPYHITVARKTVLIVTYGCYPDTEAEPVLSHEHAEIALVPVDAVEALRMPEGYKRSIATWSARRHTPAA is encoded by the coding sequence ATGACGACGACCGGCATGTACCCCGTCTCGATCAAAGGTGTCGTCATCCGCGACGGCGCCGTGCTCCTGTTGCGCAACGACAGGGAGGAGTGGGAGCTTCCCGGCGGACGCCTGGAGCTTGGCGAGACCCCGGAAGAGTGCGTAACACGGGAAATCATCGAAGAGACATCGTGGCCGGTGAGGACGGGACCGATCCTCGATGCCTGGCCGTACCACATCACCGTGGCGCGAAAGACCGTCCTGATCGTGACCTACGGCTGTTATCCAGACACCGAAGCCGAACCGGTCCTCTCCCATGAACACGCGGAGATCGCCCTCGTGCCTGTCGATGCAGTCGAGGCTCTGCGCATGCCCGAGGGATACAAGCGGTCGATCGCGACCTGGTCCGCACGCCGCCACACTCCGGCCGCGTGA